In the genome of Rhodoferax fermentans, one region contains:
- a CDS encoding disulfide bond formation protein B, translated as MKRNWNLLVFAWLIAATATASALFIGEVMGMAPCVLCWYQRIFMFPLAVVLGLACYSNDRRGAIYGLALALGGVMVAGYHTLLIAGFVSKAWIPCGLGVSCTEQKLEILNGLQIPWLSLTAFLTVTLLLFLYIKRTSK; from the coding sequence ATGAAGCGCAATTGGAACTTGCTTGTTTTCGCTTGGCTGATTGCAGCCACTGCAACGGCCAGCGCTCTGTTCATTGGCGAGGTCATGGGAATGGCACCGTGTGTGCTGTGTTGGTACCAACGAATTTTCATGTTCCCCTTAGCTGTCGTGCTGGGCCTTGCCTGCTACAGCAACGATCGACGCGGAGCAATTTACGGGCTGGCTCTGGCGTTGGGTGGGGTCATGGTGGCTGGATACCACACCCTATTGATTGCCGGTTTTGTATCAAAGGCCTGGATTCCCTGCGGTTTAGGCGTGTCTTGTACTGAACAAAAGCTGGAAATCCTCAATGGATTGCAGATTCCCTGGCTTTCGCTGACCGCCTTTCTCACCGTCACCTTATTGCTTTTTCTATACATCAAGAGGACTTCAAAATGA